The Verrucomicrobiia bacterium genomic interval GCGAGGCAATCCTTGAAGGACTCGTTGACGGCACATTGGAAATCCTGGCGAGCGACCATGCGCCCCATTGCGGTTACGAAAAAGAAGTCGAATTTGATTACGCGCCGTTCGGCATCACGGGCCTTGAGACCGAACTCTCGCTGTCGCTGATGCAGTTGTATCACACGCGCAGAATGGGCCTGCTCCAGTTGATCGAAAAGTTTACGGTTGCTCCCGCCAGATTGCTGCGGGTTGCGAAAGGAACGTTGAGCGTGGGGGCGGATGCTGATGTGACGGTGCTCGACCCGGAACGGGCGTGGACATTTGACAGGACGGAAACGGCAAGCAAGTCTTTAAACAACCCGTTTCATGGCTGGCCGCTCAAGGGAAAGGCCGTCGCAACGATTGTTGCGGGACGAAAAACCTGGATTGAGGAAAGCCATTTGGTTGGGGTCTGATTATTATGAAACAGTTTCTGACAGTATTGATCGTGTGTTGGACCGCAGCGCTGGCGTCTGCGGCTGAACCGCAGTGGTTTGTTGATTTCGAAAAGGCGAAGGAGAAGGCGAAGACCGAGAAGAAACTGATTTTCATGAACTTCACGGGCTCGGATTGGTGTCCGCCCTGCGCGATGTTCGCAAAGTACGTCGCGAGCGACCCTGCATTTCAGGCATTTGCCAAAAACAATCTGGTTCTCGTAGAGGTGGATTTTCCAAGGCGCAAGCCGATGTCGAATGAGCAGCGCGCAGCCAATGAAGCGCTTGGCGCCCAGATGAAAGCCAGCAATGTGCTGCCCACCTACGTCGTGCTCGACAGCGACGCTAAGGAATTGAAGAGATTCCATTACCGCGGCGAAGACGGGAAAGCGTTCGTGGCGATGCTGGAGAAGATAAAAAAGTGATTGGAGGAATTGCGGGCGTGTGTTCATACGAGGTCCCGGGGAAAAGCTTGACCCTTTGCCGTGCCGCTCTAGCATCGCGCCCGGTCGCTGACGAATGAAAGCAATTTTGGCTCTCGAAGACGGTTCCGTGTTCCATGGCGAAGGTTTTGGCGCGCGCGCGACCGCCTGTGGCGAAGTGTGCTTCAACACTTCCATGACGGGTTACCAGGAAATCCTGACCGACCCTTCCTACAAGGGGCAGATCGTCACGATGACCTACCCGTTGATTGGAAATTATGGCGTGAACCGGCAGGACGTTGAATCCTGGCGTCCACACGTGGCTGGATTTGTCATTCGTGAACTCTCGCCTGTTGTCAGCAACTGGCGCGCTGATTTTTCCCTCGCGGAATACCTCGAGCAGAATGGGATTCCGGGAATTCAGGGCATCGACACCCGGGCACTGACGAAAAAGTTGCGCGTGCACGGCGCGTTGAAAGGGTTGATCTCGACGGAGGAGATTCCAGACGAGGAAGCGGTCCGCAGGGCCAGGGCATGGACGGGACTCGTGGGCGTGGATTACGTCAAGGACGTCACGCATCGCGAAGCCTTCCTGTGGGATGAAAACGACGAGCAGAGCGCGCGGTTCAGCCTGGTTCGCGGGATGTCGCGCGGCGATGCCAGGAGCATGCGCGATCCGCTCCCGGCCGCTGACATTCCCATTGTGGCGTATGACTTTGGAATGAAGTACAACATCCTGCGTCGATTGCGCCAGCAGGGTTTCAAGGTGCAGGTGGTGCCTGCCACCACACCGGCCGCGGAAGCATTGAAGCATAAGCCGGCTGGAATATTTCTCTCGAACGGACCCGGCGATCCTTCAGCACTGGATTATGCGGTGAAGTCCGCGAGCGATCTTGTGAAATCGGGCGTTCCGATTTTCGGGATCTGCCTTGGCCACCAGATTCTGGGGCAGGCATTTGGTGGAAAAACGTTCAAGCTGAAGTTCGGGCACCGTGGCGGCAACCAGCCGGTGAAGGATCTCGAAAGCGGGAAGGTTGAGATCACGTCGCAGAACCATGGGTTCGCCGTTGATCCGAAATCATTGCCAGCTGACATCTCCGTGGATCGGATTAATTTGAACGATCAAACGGTTGAAGGCATGCGTCACAAGACCAAACCGATTTTCTGTGTGCAGTATCATCCCGAGGCATCGCCGGGGCCGCACGACTCGACGCCCTTGTTTGCAGAATTCCGGGCCATGCTCGAGAAGCGCGGTTGACAACGGAACGCGCGTTGCGTCTCAATGCGCGCCACATCGTTTCCGTTTGACTTGAATTAGTTCGTGGCGATAATCGCACAGGCGTAACAAAATATGGCTCGACTCGTTGTCCTCAACACGGGAATGTCCGGACGCTCGCATGAACTGTCTGTCGAAAAGACGACTATAGGCCGGGTTGAGGATAATACCTTCCAGATATCCGATCCCTCCGTTTCCAGTCATCACTGTGAAATCCTGATGCGCGGTTCGGACGTGGTGGTAAAGGATCTCAATTCCACAAACGGCACCTTCGTCAACGGCGAACAGGTTTCGGAAAAGACCCTCAAGCCCGGCCAGACTCTGCGGCTGGGACAGGTCGAAATGCGGCTCGACAGCGATGGCGCTGCCGCACCCGGGCTTCCAGGTGCTTCATCAGCTTCCGCCCCTGCACCCTCGTCCACGCCCACTCCCGGTGGCAAGAAGCTTGATCAGACGATGGTGATGCAGCGCGGTGTCAGCCTGGACGAACTCGAACAGGGTCCGCGCACCGGCGGTTTCGACACCACGAGCAAGGCATTCTCCAAGAAAAGCAACAAAGGGAATCGCATGTTCCTGATCGCAGGCATTGTAGTCGTCGTGATCATCCTGCTCGTCCTGCTTGTTGCGCTGGCGATGGTGAAGAGCTGAGGCTACTTCAACCAGCGCGCCACATCCACGGCAGCGTAGGTGATGATGATGTCCGCTCCCGCACGGCGCATCGCAAGCAACGATTCCAGAGTCACCGCCCGTTCGTCGATCCATCCTTTTTCTGCCGCTGCCTTGATCATGGCGTGTTCCGCGCTCACCGCATACGCGGCGGTGGGATAGCCAAATTCAGTTTTCACACGATACAGGATATCGAGATAGGCCAGAGCCGGTTTGACCATCACCATGTCCGCGCCTTCTGCAACGTCCAACGCGACTTCCCGCAACGCTTCCCGCGCATTGGCGGCGTCCATCTGGTAACTGCGACGATCCCCGAACTTCGGCGTCGATTCCGCGGCTTCGCGAAACGGCCCGTAGTATGCCGACGCAAATTTCGCCGCGTACGCGAGAATGGGCGTGTCGGAATGCCCGCGTTGATCCAGCACGGCGCGAATCGCACGCACCCGGCCGTCCATCATGTCGCTCGGCGCCACGATATCCGCGCCCGCCTCCGCATGGCTCAGGGCGGTTTGGGCGAGCAGTTTCAGAGATGGATCATTCAGAATCCGCGCGCCTGATTTTCCCTGCTCCACGATTCCGCAATGGCCGTGCTCCATGTATTCGCAAAGGCAAACATCTGTGATCACCAACAGGTCCGGCAGCTCGCGCTTCAACGTGCGGACTGCCTGTTGAACAATTCCTTTTGCAGCGTAGGCACCGGAAGCTTTGGCATCCTTGGTGTCGGGAATTCCAAACAGCAGCACAGCGGGAACACCCGCTTCGAAGGCCGTGGTCGCATCCTTCACCAGTTCGTCCAAGGATAGCTGTGACACGCCGGGCATCGCATTGATCGGCCGGCGAAGCTTGCGTCCGCTGCGCACAAAGAACGGCAGCACGAGCTGCGAGGCGCTCAAGTGCGTTTCGGAGACGAGCCGTCGCAGAGCGGCGGATTGCCGCAGACGGCGCGGCCTGTAGATGGGAAATTGCCCGGCGGACGCAAAGTTCATGGCCCAATGTTAAGGGATCAACCGAGCTTGGGCAATGAAGCCGCTGGATCGAGGGAAGGCGCCGGTCGCGGTAATGGTGACGATGCAACAGAGTTCGCGCTTTGCAAAGTGCTTCGCGGAACTAGACTTGGGACATGAACAAGCTGGGCAAAATCCTGATCATCCTCGTGATCGCCCCGGTCTTCGCGCTCGGCATTCTGCTCGGCATCAAATTTGGCAAGTGGGGATCAGGCCGCGCCACCAGCACACCCGCTCTGCTCACGCAGGTGCAGTCTTTGTCGGAACTCGTTACCGTGAAGTATGTGATCGAGAAGGTGGAGGTCCACGAGGTTCCCTCCGAGAACATCGTTGGCCAGATGCTTGGCAGCCAGAATCGCATGTTGCTGCTCGCGCATGGCGTGGTGAAGGCGGGCATTGATCTGCAAGGCCTGACTGCGGACGACATCGAAGTCAGCGGCAAGCGTGTGATCATCACGTTGCCGGGCGCTCGCATCACGGACGCCTATCTGGACGAGAAGGAGACGCGGGTGATTGATCGATCAACGGGTTTGCTGGCTCCGCCGACGAAGGATCTTGAACAGACAACGCGCCGCAACGCGCTCGACAACATTCAGCGCGCGGCGCGCACGACGGGCATTCTGAACGAGGCCGACCAACGAGCTCGCGCGCAGTTGATCACCTTCTTCAAGAGCCTCGGTTTCGAATCTGTTGAATTCAAGTGAGCCGCTTTATCTGTTGCAGAAGGAGCTTCGCCAATTCTGTTGCCGTGGGAACCTTCAGCAGGTGAGCCACCGCCCAATAACCGAGGGACGCGAGACCCGCGGGGACGAACACGGCCCCAATCCTTGTCATCACGTTGCCATGGCCGACCTGCGCCTGCCAGAGCCCGCTGAGGAGCAACGTGATTCCAACAGCCACCATTGCGGCGAATGCCAGCGGCAGAAGCATCGATTTTAACGGAGCAAGGTCGAGGTGCTTCAACTTCTTGCGAAGCGCAAACAAGAGCAAACCAAGGTTGATGGCGGAGCTGATCGTGTTGGCGAGACCCAGCCCGCCCTGCCGAAGCGGCCAGACTAATGCGAGTGAAAGGACCAGGTTCAGGACGAGGCAGACCAGGCTGATTTTCATCGGGGTGCGCGTGTCGCCCAGCGCGTAGAAAGCCCGCGCGAGCACATTCACGAGCGAGTAGGCAACGAGGCTGCCTGCCAGGCATTTCAAAGCGAATGCGGCGCGCAGCGTTGCGCTGGCGTCGAATTTTCCGCGCTCGAACAAGAGGCGCACCATTGGTTCTGCCAGCGTTATCAACAGGATCGACATCAGCAGGTTGATGAAGATCAAATAGGCCATGCCGTTGCGCAGGATGCTGCGGAACTCGCCGTAGTTCTTTTCCGTCGCCAGTCCTGCGAGCGTGGGAAGCAAAAATGTGGCGAGAGAAATTCCAAAGACTCCCTGCGGAAGCTCGAGGAGTCTCACGGCATAGTTGAATGGGGCGATCAGGGGCGCCTCGGCGCGGTCCAGCCAGAAACCGAGAAGTTGAATGACGGCCACATTGATCTGGAAGGCGGCGACTCCAATCATTCCCGGAATCATCTGGCGCACGACGCGGCGCACCGTCTCATTCCGCCACGGCGACACCCATTCGTATCGAAAGCCATCGCTCCGAAGCGTGGGAACCTGGAAGGCTGCCTGCGCGACGCCGGCAATCACGACGCCAAGTGCGAGCGCAAAAATCTGCTCGTGCAATACGTTTTCTTCGCCCCAATGGGGTGCGAGGAAGATCACCGATGCGATCATCACCACGTTCAACATTGCGGCACCCATCGCGGGGATGAAGAAGTGTCCGCGGGCGTTGAGCATTCCCATGAACACGGCGGCGATGCAGACGAGCAGCATGTATGGAAACATCCAGCGCAGCAGCCGAAGCATGAGATCGGTTTTTGCGGCAAATTCGTGGACACCCAGCGCCACGGTGATGCCTATGATTACCAGGATGATGATTGCCGCGGACGCGATGATGAGTCCCGAAAGGACGGCATTGGACGCGCGCCACATTTCCTTTTCGCCCGCGGTTTTTTCCTTCTCCTTGAAAATGGGGATGAACGCAGCCGTCAATGCGCCCTCCCCGAGCAGGCGCCGAAACAAATTGGGAATTGTGAACGCCACCTGGAATGCAGCCGCGACCCAGCCGTCGCCCATGAATCGTGCGTAAACGATCTCGCGAAACATTCCCAGCACGCGGCTGGCAAGTGTCGCCGCGGCCATTGACCCCGACGATTTCAGCATTTTCGACACGCGCGCAGGCTAGAGTCCTCTCGAAAGCGTCAAAAGAGGAAAGTTAAGGTCAGAGGCGAGCGGGGGGCATCCCGACACGATTCTTGTTTTCTCCCAACGTCTGCAACTCAGGAGCGGGAGAGGGTGCTCTAGGTCATACGCGCCTCCTCTCCCCGGCCCTCTCCTCCGCTCGGAGCGGGAAGAGAAGGAGTCGAATGGGGCCTCAGAGGGAAAGCATTGGCGCCCTCGTTGGTTTTCGGAAAAATTCTCCGTTCATCGCAGCCAGCTGCGGAACTTGTCCTGATACCGGTTGTAAATGAATCCGAGCACAAGCAGCACAATGCCAAGCGCCATGAAGCTGAGGATCCGATAAATGGTTTCCAGTTTCCAGACGTCGAAAAGCACCACGCGCGCAAGGGCGCCGCCGAGCACCGCCAGTCCAAGCCAGCGATAAACACGTTCCCGAAACGCAATTCCGCCCATGAAAATTGCGAGCGCGTAGCCCGACCAGCTGGCAGTCACGTAAAACCCAGTTGCGTATTGATTGATCCAGCGCGTCAGCAGCAGCCACAGGCTCACGCCTCCGAGCAGGATCAGGCATGTGTGCAGTCGCTCGTCCAATTGGAAACGGTCAGCGAAGCGTCGGGCGAGCCGTTGCTGGAGGAGAAGCACGATCAATGCGGCCAGGTTCGGCCAATATACTTTAGGCGCCGGATGCAGCGGCGACCAAAACAGTGCCAGGGAGGTTACGGTGAACAGGGCGCTCATGAGGAGAAGTTCCGAATTGCGTTTCCAGCCCCCCGTTACAAACGCGAGAGCTCCCCATCCTGCACATACCCAGATGC includes:
- the hemB gene encoding porphobilinogen synthase → MNFASAGQFPIYRPRRLRQSAALRRLVSETHLSASQLVLPFFVRSGRKLRRPINAMPGVSQLSLDELVKDATTAFEAGVPAVLLFGIPDTKDAKASGAYAAKGIVQQAVRTLKRELPDLLVITDVCLCEYMEHGHCGIVEQGKSGARILNDPSLKLLAQTALSHAEAGADIVAPSDMMDGRVRAIRAVLDQRGHSDTPILAYAAKFASAYYGPFREAAESTPKFGDRRSYQMDAANAREALREVALDVAEGADMVMVKPALAYLDILYRVKTEFGYPTAAYAVSAEHAMIKAAAEKGWIDERAVTLESLLAMRRAGADIIITYAAVDVARWLK
- a CDS encoding FHA domain-containing protein, with the translated sequence MARLVVLNTGMSGRSHELSVEKTTIGRVEDNTFQISDPSVSSHHCEILMRGSDVVVKDLNSTNGTFVNGEQVSEKTLKPGQTLRLGQVEMRLDSDGAAAPGLPGASSASAPAPSSTPTPGGKKLDQTMVMQRGVSLDELEQGPRTGGFDTTSKAFSKKSNKGNRMFLIAGIVVVVIILLVLLVALAMVKS
- the murJ gene encoding murein biosynthesis integral membrane protein MurJ, producing the protein MLKSSGSMAAATLASRVLGMFREIVYARFMGDGWVAAAFQVAFTIPNLFRRLLGEGALTAAFIPIFKEKEKTAGEKEMWRASNAVLSGLIIASAAIIILVIIGITVALGVHEFAAKTDLMLRLLRWMFPYMLLVCIAAVFMGMLNARGHFFIPAMGAAMLNVVMIASVIFLAPHWGEENVLHEQIFALALGVVIAGVAQAAFQVPTLRSDGFRYEWVSPWRNETVRRVVRQMIPGMIGVAAFQINVAVIQLLGFWLDRAEAPLIAPFNYAVRLLELPQGVFGISLATFLLPTLAGLATEKNYGEFRSILRNGMAYLIFINLLMSILLITLAEPMVRLLFERGKFDASATLRAAFALKCLAGSLVAYSLVNVLARAFYALGDTRTPMKISLVCLVLNLVLSLALVWPLRQGGLGLANTISSAINLGLLLFALRKKLKHLDLAPLKSMLLPLAFAAMVAVGITLLLSGLWQAQVGHGNVMTRIGAVFVPAGLASLGYWAVAHLLKVPTATELAKLLLQQIKRLT
- a CDS encoding DUF4230 domain-containing protein; amino-acid sequence: MNKLGKILIILVIAPVFALGILLGIKFGKWGSGRATSTPALLTQVQSLSELVTVKYVIEKVEVHEVPSENIVGQMLGSQNRMLLLAHGVVKAGIDLQGLTADDIEVSGKRVIITLPGARITDAYLDEKETRVIDRSTGLLAPPTKDLEQTTRRNALDNIQRAARTTGILNEADQRARAQLITFFKSLGFESVEFK
- the carA gene encoding glutamine-hydrolyzing carbamoyl-phosphate synthase small subunit — its product is MKAILALEDGSVFHGEGFGARATACGEVCFNTSMTGYQEILTDPSYKGQIVTMTYPLIGNYGVNRQDVESWRPHVAGFVIRELSPVVSNWRADFSLAEYLEQNGIPGIQGIDTRALTKKLRVHGALKGLISTEEIPDEEAVRRARAWTGLVGVDYVKDVTHREAFLWDENDEQSARFSLVRGMSRGDARSMRDPLPAADIPIVAYDFGMKYNILRRLRQQGFKVQVVPATTPAAEALKHKPAGIFLSNGPGDPSALDYAVKSASDLVKSGVPIFGICLGHQILGQAFGGKTFKLKFGHRGGNQPVKDLESGKVEITSQNHGFAVDPKSLPADISVDRINLNDQTVEGMRHKTKPIFCVQYHPEASPGPHDSTPLFAEFRAMLEKRG
- a CDS encoding thioredoxin family protein codes for the protein MKQFLTVLIVCWTAALASAAEPQWFVDFEKAKEKAKTEKKLIFMNFTGSDWCPPCAMFAKYVASDPAFQAFAKNNLVLVEVDFPRRKPMSNEQRAANEALGAQMKASNVLPTYVVLDSDAKELKRFHYRGEDGKAFVAMLEKIKK